One Leptospira meyeri genomic region harbors:
- the purT gene encoding formate-dependent phosphoribosylglycinamide formyltransferase → MIGTPFTPNATKLLLLGSGELGKEVAIEANRLGVHVIAVDRYPNAPAMFVAQESRVINMLDPNELEATIRELKPDFVVPEIEAIHTETLVRLEAEGFRIIPSAKAVNLTMNREGIRNFASKELGLKTSKYLFADTEDDFTRAVKEIGFPCVVKPIMSSSGKGQSMVRNESEIQKAWEYGQTGGRTGKGKMIIEEFISFDFEITLLTIRHIGGTTFLPPIGHRQVNGDYVESWMPQPMSELAIRNAEKIAETVTTGLGGIGIFGVELFVKGDEVYFSEVSPRPHDTGLVTLISQNFSEFSLHARALLGLPIPELIFQTPAASSAILLEGKTNSPVYIGIEEALKQKGVDIRIFGKPEIDGKRRMGVSLALGNTIEEAKEKANCARDLIHLK, encoded by the coding sequence ATGATCGGAACTCCTTTTACACCCAACGCTACAAAACTTTTACTTCTTGGATCAGGGGAACTTGGCAAAGAAGTCGCCATTGAGGCAAATCGCCTAGGTGTTCATGTCATCGCCGTAGATCGTTATCCGAATGCACCTGCTATGTTTGTGGCACAAGAATCTCGTGTCATCAATATGCTTGATCCTAACGAATTGGAAGCCACCATACGAGAGTTAAAGCCTGATTTTGTAGTTCCTGAAATTGAAGCCATCCATACCGAAACATTGGTACGATTGGAAGCGGAAGGTTTTCGTATCATCCCCAGTGCCAAAGCCGTGAATCTGACAATGAACCGAGAAGGGATTCGTAATTTTGCTTCCAAAGAACTTGGTTTAAAAACTTCCAAATATCTTTTTGCTGATACAGAAGATGATTTTACAAGGGCGGTGAAAGAGATTGGATTTCCTTGTGTGGTCAAACCCATTATGAGTTCTTCTGGAAAAGGACAAAGTATGGTTCGAAACGAATCGGAAATCCAAAAGGCTTGGGAGTATGGCCAAACAGGAGGAAGGACAGGAAAAGGTAAGATGATCATTGAAGAATTTATCTCTTTTGATTTCGAAATCACACTTCTCACCATACGCCATATTGGAGGAACAACCTTTTTGCCTCCTATAGGACATAGACAAGTAAACGGGGATTATGTGGAATCATGGATGCCACAACCAATGTCTGAACTTGCTATACGTAATGCAGAAAAAATTGCAGAAACTGTTACCACGGGACTTGGGGGAATTGGAATTTTCGGAGTCGAACTTTTTGTTAAGGGTGACGAAGTGTACTTTAGTGAGGTGTCACCAAGACCACATGACACAGGACTAGTGACTCTTATCTCTCAAAATTTTTCTGAATTTTCACTACATGCAAGAGCATTACTTGGACTTCCCATTCCGGAGTTGATCTTTCAAACTCCCGCTGCAAGTTCCGCCATTCTTTTGGAAGGAAAAACAAATTCGCCAGTTTATATAGGAATTGAAGAGGCTCTAAAACAAAAGGGAGTGGATATCCGAATTTTTGGGAAACCGGAAATTGATGGGAAACGTCGAATGGGTGTTAGTTTGGCTTTAGGAAACACAATCGAAGAGGCCAAAGAAAAAGCAAATTGTGCCCGGGACTTAATACACTTAAAATAA
- a CDS encoding adhesin OmpL37 family surface protein, which yields MRTFFFSFLSFLCFTAGERTYANGNLQVAFGAEENYLLVRSLDSSVIHLGSPEEKQEYQEIINEYLRFKSLHIQGKYGDAYLAVRSTQSKLIKLYDKILTKNITLVRSELVLLGGKSRDKEKTQTRAFLRLALRDVSEAEQKLVMARNTRPLLYLLKLREMLFSLKILKHAGKFVVFLNLLHDGKFMDSIEFSDFDSIESELIRGFGKGNNRLLALHYDNSFLPFGEESIYESMMTNYKAPEIKKD from the coding sequence GTGCGAACTTTTTTCTTTTCTTTCCTTAGTTTCCTTTGCTTCACTGCAGGCGAGAGAACCTATGCCAATGGCAATTTACAAGTGGCCTTTGGAGCTGAAGAAAATTATTTACTTGTTCGTTCACTTGACTCCAGCGTTATCCATTTGGGAAGCCCTGAAGAAAAGCAAGAATACCAGGAAATTATTAATGAGTATTTGCGATTCAAAAGTCTACACATCCAAGGAAAGTATGGAGATGCATATTTGGCAGTTCGCTCGACTCAGTCAAAACTCATCAAACTCTATGACAAAATTCTTACAAAAAATATAACGCTGGTTCGTTCGGAACTAGTTTTACTTGGGGGTAAGTCTCGCGATAAAGAAAAAACACAAACAAGGGCATTTTTACGCTTAGCACTTCGAGATGTAAGTGAAGCGGAACAGAAGTTAGTGATGGCAAGGAACACTCGGCCTCTTCTTTATCTTTTGAAACTACGTGAAATGTTATTTTCTTTAAAAATTTTAAAACACGCAGGGAAGTTTGTGGTATTTCTCAACTTATTACATGACGGTAAGTTTATGGATTCCATTGAGTTCTCCGATTTTGATTCTATCGAATCGGAACTCATCCGCGGTTTTGGAAAAGGGAACAACCGACTACTCGCACTTCACTATGATAACTCATTTCTACCTTTTGGAGAAGAAAGTATCTACGAAAGTATGATGACAAATTACAAAGCTCCAGAAATCAAAAAAGATTAA
- a CDS encoding ABC-F family ATP-binding cassette domain-containing protein, translating into MIKISGLNKQFNGKVLFDDLQFSVNRGERVGLVGRNGHGKSTLVQIILGKSEPDSGNITIPKGYRIGHLEQHLVFTKPTVLEECALGLPEGDEYETWKVERILFGLGFSEKDMERSPDEFSGGYQIRMNLAKLLVSAPDMLILDEPNNYLDIVTIRWLEEFLREWEGEIILITHDRSFMDSVVTHTVAIHRTKAIKVQGDTEKLYTQINQAEEIYEKTRLNEAKKRKQEEIFIAKFKAKASFASRTQSRVKKLEKQGEMKALDTIEDMELYFNSAPFSANQMLSVEEVSFSYDNKAPFLFEKFSISVGPEDRICIIGKNGKGKSTLLKLIAGELTPVSGTVKKHPILKEGYFGQTNKLNMNESNTVVQEIMSADSNCSEGKARNIAGGLMFSEDLALKKIKVLSGGEKSRVLLGKILVTPCHLLYLDEPTNHLDMQSCDSLIEAIDNFDGSVIMVTHNEMHLRAVATKLIVFDDDRVFVYDGGYDDFLADIGWKDETV; encoded by the coding sequence ATGATCAAAATCTCTGGTTTAAACAAACAATTCAATGGCAAAGTCTTATTCGATGACTTACAATTTAGCGTCAATCGTGGCGAACGTGTCGGTCTTGTCGGTCGTAACGGACATGGTAAGTCCACTCTCGTCCAAATCATTTTAGGAAAATCCGAGCCGGATTCTGGGAACATCACCATTCCGAAAGGATACCGTATCGGGCATTTAGAGCAGCACTTGGTTTTTACCAAACCTACCGTTTTGGAAGAATGTGCACTTGGTCTTCCGGAAGGAGATGAATACGAAACCTGGAAAGTAGAACGAATTTTATTTGGTCTTGGATTTTCGGAAAAAGACATGGAAAGGAGTCCAGATGAGTTTTCTGGTGGATACCAAATCCGAATGAACTTAGCTAAACTTCTGGTTTCAGCTCCCGATATGCTCATCTTAGATGAACCAAATAACTATCTGGATATTGTCACCATACGTTGGTTAGAGGAATTCCTTCGCGAATGGGAAGGAGAAATCATTCTCATCACACATGATAGAAGTTTTATGGATAGTGTTGTTACCCACACAGTAGCCATTCACAGAACCAAAGCCATTAAGGTCCAAGGGGATACAGAAAAGTTATATACACAGATCAACCAAGCAGAAGAGATCTATGAAAAAACCAGACTGAACGAAGCAAAAAAACGCAAACAAGAAGAAATCTTTATCGCTAAGTTTAAGGCGAAAGCAAGTTTTGCAAGTCGTACCCAATCTCGTGTTAAAAAGCTAGAGAAACAAGGGGAAATGAAAGCATTAGACACTATTGAAGATATGGAACTATATTTTAACAGTGCTCCATTTTCCGCAAATCAGATGTTAAGTGTAGAGGAGGTGTCTTTTTCCTACGATAATAAGGCACCTTTTTTATTTGAAAAATTTTCCATTAGTGTGGGGCCAGAAGATCGAATTTGTATTATAGGGAAAAACGGAAAAGGAAAGTCCACCTTGCTGAAGTTAATTGCGGGGGAACTTACGCCAGTTTCGGGTACAGTCAAAAAACATCCGATATTAAAAGAAGGGTATTTTGGACAAACCAACAAACTGAACATGAATGAAAGTAATACCGTTGTCCAAGAGATCATGAGTGCGGATTCCAATTGTTCGGAAGGAAAGGCAAGAAACATTGCCGGTGGTCTTATGTTTTCAGAAGACCTCGCCTTAAAAAAGATTAAGGTTCTCTCTGGGGGAGAAAAGAGTCGTGTCCTCCTTGGAAAAATTTTGGTCACTCCTTGCCATTTATTGTATTTGGATGAACCGACCAACCACTTGGACATGCAATCTTGTGACTCACTCATTGAGGCCATTGATAACTTTGATGGTTCTGTGATTATGGTCACTCACAACGAAATGCACTTGCGTGCTGTAGCTACAAAACTAATTGTATTCGATGATGACCGAGTTTTTGTCTATGATGGGGGTTACGACGACTTCCTCGCAGACATTGGCTGGAAGGATGAAACTGTTTGA
- a CDS encoding ABC transporter ATP-binding protein: protein MKPILTLKQVSKSYDNGFQALKDVNWEVKEGEIHALLGPNGAGKTTLINLICGIVSPSGGEVTVSGFDIIGDFKKTRSLIGLVPQELSVHAFETVWASVSFTRGLYGKPSNPKYIEEVLKSLSLWDKKDQRIMTLSGGMKRRVLIAKALSHEPKILFLDEPSAGVDVELRKDMWKIVESLRKNGVTIILTTHYIEEAESIADRISVIRKGEIFLTENKDRLMKQLGTKQLRIELKKSLKQIPKSLSKYELELVDNNSALVFTYDRSDDSSLITKLLDDLKKLKIQFSDLSTKQSSLEEIFVQLLQEAV from the coding sequence TTGAAACCAATCCTCACTCTAAAACAAGTCTCCAAGTCTTATGACAATGGATTCCAAGCACTAAAGGATGTAAATTGGGAAGTAAAAGAGGGCGAAATTCACGCCCTGCTTGGTCCTAATGGAGCAGGAAAAACCACTCTGATCAATTTGATTTGCGGAATTGTTTCGCCGAGCGGTGGTGAGGTGACTGTATCTGGATTTGACATCATTGGAGACTTTAAAAAAACAAGATCTCTCATTGGACTAGTTCCCCAGGAACTCAGTGTCCATGCCTTTGAGACAGTTTGGGCCAGTGTTTCTTTTACGAGAGGACTCTATGGAAAACCATCCAACCCAAAATATATAGAAGAAGTTTTGAAGTCACTATCCCTTTGGGACAAAAAAGACCAAAGGATTATGACGTTATCCGGTGGGATGAAACGCCGAGTTTTGATCGCCAAAGCATTGTCACATGAACCAAAAATTCTATTTTTGGATGAACCTAGTGCCGGTGTAGATGTGGAATTGCGAAAGGATATGTGGAAGATTGTAGAATCTCTCAGGAAAAATGGTGTAACCATCATCTTAACGACTCACTACATTGAAGAAGCTGAATCCATCGCCGACCGGATTTCTGTGATCCGAAAAGGTGAGATTTTTCTTACTGAAAATAAAGATAGGCTTATGAAACAGCTCGGTACCAAACAACTCCGAATTGAACTTAAAAAAAGTCTAAAACAAATTCCAAAATCTCTTTCGAAGTATGAATTGGAACTTGTTGATAACAATTCTGCTCTTGTGTTTACATATGACCGCTCTGATGATAGTAGTCTCATTACCAAACTTTTGGATGATTTGAAAAAACTAAAAATCCAATTCAGCGATTTGAGTACAAAACAAAGTTCACTAGAAGAAATCTTCGTTCAATTGTTACAGGAGGCTGTATGA
- a CDS encoding ABC transporter permease: MNFYAITSIYRFEMARTFRTLLQSIASPVLSTSLYFIVFGSAIGSRIQEIDGIHYGSFIVPGLVMLSLLTESISNASFGIYFPKFNGTIYEILSAPVTMWEVVIGYVGAAATKSLMLGVLMLITASFFVPIRIDHPILMVFFLVLTCISFSLFGFVIGIWADSFEKLQMIPMLVITPLVFLGGSFYSIQMLPPFWQKLSMFNPVLYLVSGFRYSFFERADVALSVSISMILVFLTVCLTVTWLIFRTGYKIKN; encoded by the coding sequence ATGAATTTTTACGCAATCACGTCAATTTATCGATTCGAAATGGCAAGAACCTTTCGTACACTTTTACAAAGCATTGCATCCCCTGTCCTTTCCACTTCTTTGTATTTTATTGTTTTTGGATCGGCAATCGGATCCAGAATCCAAGAGATTGATGGAATCCATTACGGAAGTTTCATTGTTCCAGGTCTTGTGATGTTATCACTACTCACGGAAAGTATTTCGAACGCTTCCTTTGGAATTTATTTTCCAAAGTTCAATGGAACTATTTATGAAATCCTTTCTGCACCAGTTACGATGTGGGAAGTCGTGATTGGATATGTGGGTGCTGCGGCCACAAAGTCTTTAATGTTGGGAGTGCTTATGCTCATTACGGCTTCCTTTTTTGTGCCAATTCGTATTGATCATCCCATCTTAATGGTGTTTTTTCTTGTGCTAACCTGCATTAGTTTTAGTTTATTTGGGTTTGTGATTGGGATTTGGGCGGATAGTTTTGAAAAACTCCAAATGATTCCTATGCTTGTCATCACGCCACTTGTATTCCTCGGAGGAAGTTTTTATTCCATCCAAATGTTACCACCATTCTGGCAAAAATTAAGTATGTTTAACCCAGTGTTGTATTTGGTGAGTGGGTTTCGTTACAGTTTTTTTGAAAGGGCGGATGTCGCACTTTCCGTTAGTATTTCGATGATTCTTGTGTTTTTGACAGTTTGTTTGACTGTGACTTGGCTTATTTTTAGAACAGGATATAAAATCAAAAATTAA
- a CDS encoding SCO family protein, with translation MNSLFLNPNTSKQSYRKKNQQKGNYPTWARVLFLLVICLVNLNCRPSEPTPNPSILPYFSGKDFDPVWTENPEKDPNLKRVPNTLELIEHTGKTILPKDWAPSEHLVVFFYATCRGICPLITRNLIEIEPIFSEFTDLKIFSISINSKEDTVPVLQNYRKTYQIKNPNWSFFTGKDSMIEDFAKGTCGAEMEGFSVERSKYEFVHTENIFLFDKNRFLRGIYRAKGTGDIQRLVEDLRKLREKIN, from the coding sequence ATGAATTCATTGTTTCTGAATCCAAATACTTCCAAACAATCCTATAGAAAAAAAAACCAACAAAAAGGCAATTATCCAACCTGGGCCCGAGTGTTATTTCTATTGGTCATTTGTTTGGTAAATCTGAACTGCAGACCTTCAGAACCAACTCCAAATCCAAGTATACTACCTTATTTTTCAGGAAAAGATTTTGACCCAGTATGGACAGAAAATCCAGAAAAGGATCCCAATTTAAAAAGAGTTCCAAATACACTGGAACTAATAGAACATACAGGGAAAACAATTCTCCCCAAGGATTGGGCACCTAGCGAACATTTGGTTGTATTCTTCTATGCGACTTGTCGTGGGATTTGTCCTTTAATCACAAGAAACCTAATCGAAATAGAACCAATTTTTTCAGAGTTTACCGATCTTAAAATTTTTTCCATTTCGATTAATTCGAAAGAAGATACTGTCCCTGTTTTGCAAAACTATAGAAAAACCTATCAGATCAAAAACCCAAATTGGAGTTTTTTTACAGGTAAGGATTCTATGATCGAAGATTTTGCCAAGGGAACTTGCGGTGCGGAAATGGAAGGATTTTCTGTTGAACGAAGTAAGTATGAATTTGTTCATACTGAAAATATTTTTTTATTTGATAAAAACCGATTTTTACGAGGAATCTACCGGGCCAAAGGAACTGGCGATATACAGAGGTTAGTGGAAGATTTGCGTAAACTGAGAGAAAAAATCAATTAA
- a CDS encoding toxin-antitoxin system YwqK family antitoxin, with protein sequence MEAGDKGLSEDSNHFLLYQGKPLTGILIQKNPFLSEIYETEYYKGVPHGRYTAKKENGTLIEERNVRYGQKHGKQISYFENGNLRQKSEFENGKPIGEFFDYFDNGQIATYQTFYDSGKPKVSKKWNKRGQIYLNHVFLETGESFGRPGSKLCDPIPEDEKKLP encoded by the coding sequence GTGGAAGCAGGGGACAAGGGACTTTCGGAAGATTCCAATCATTTCCTTCTCTACCAAGGAAAACCACTGACGGGAATTTTGATTCAAAAAAATCCATTTCTTTCTGAAATCTATGAAACAGAATATTACAAAGGGGTTCCTCACGGTCGTTATACGGCAAAAAAAGAAAATGGAACTCTAATAGAAGAAAGAAACGTTCGATATGGGCAAAAACACGGAAAACAAATTAGTTATTTTGAAAATGGTAACTTACGGCAAAAATCCGAATTTGAAAATGGTAAACCTATAGGTGAATTTTTCGACTATTTTGACAATGGTCAAATTGCCACCTATCAGACATTCTACGATTCTGGAAAACCTAAAGTTTCTAAAAAATGGAACAAACGTGGACAAATTTATTTGAACCATGTGTTTCTGGAAACAGGGGAAAGTTTTGGAAGACCAGGAAGTAAACTTTGCGATCCCATTCCCGAGGATGAAAAAAAACTTCCATGA
- a CDS encoding YHYH protein, with amino-acid sequence MPVPNFRTFSILLLIGFSLSLCKPKSDSDEETLLLLAAAATKICANAAFTGTTVVNSTATLDTNTDCITGMTSSMSADLPAWIRNNFKCSVGSVSGSNYVFRSQNIPNNKSFYFGSSSPMYEALAGGQKSAGNNQIASQCLVYTIPSSPAAKSGTLVGTQSGYASVGITVNGLAIFNNAAAPGDTLATEAQTFDKFNGHPQSSGVYHHHSQPLNVTNNNANLIGVLIDGFPVYGLHCDNNTASTADDNVPGTVGPPLDTNHGHTAATLLFPGGIYHYHYANDATAGINTLIGSNFHGTPGTVSN; translated from the coding sequence ATGCCGGTTCCAAACTTTCGCACTTTTTCCATCCTCCTGCTCATCGGTTTTTCTTTGTCGCTTTGCAAACCTAAATCAGATTCCGACGAAGAAACCTTGCTTTTGTTAGCTGCTGCTGCGACAAAAATTTGTGCAAACGCTGCATTCACTGGAACCACTGTTGTCAACTCTACTGCGACATTGGATACAAACACAGATTGTATCACAGGAATGACTTCTTCTATGTCAGCTGATTTACCAGCTTGGATACGAAATAACTTTAAGTGCTCAGTAGGATCTGTTTCTGGTTCTAATTATGTATTCCGGTCACAAAACATTCCCAATAATAAGAGTTTTTATTTTGGAAGTTCCTCTCCAATGTATGAAGCACTGGCTGGTGGACAAAAATCCGCTGGAAACAACCAAATTGCATCTCAGTGTTTGGTTTATACCATCCCTAGTTCTCCTGCCGCAAAGTCAGGAACTCTTGTGGGAACTCAAAGCGGTTATGCTTCTGTAGGGATTACTGTGAATGGCCTTGCCATCTTCAACAATGCAGCGGCACCAGGAGACACACTCGCAACGGAAGCGCAAACCTTTGATAAATTCAACGGACACCCACAAAGTTCTGGAGTTTACCACCACCATTCGCAACCCCTCAATGTAACAAATAACAATGCAAATTTGATTGGCGTATTGATCGATGGATTTCCTGTTTATGGTTTACATTGTGATAATAACACCGCTTCCACTGCTGATGACAATGTTCCAGGAACTGTCGGTCCGCCACTAGATACAAATCATGGTCACACTGCTGCAACTCTACTTTTCCCAGGCGGAATCTATCATTACCACTATGCGAATGATGCTACTGCAGGAATTAACACCTTGATCGGTTCCAACTTCCACGGAACCCCGGGGACAGTTTCCAATTAA
- a CDS encoding FKBP-type peptidyl-prolyl cis-trans isomerase codes for MKTCIRTVLFFLLTLVPPIQSAEKDFQIIDLVVGKGEEAFSGSYVTVHYVGRLTNGTKFDSSRDRNRPFEFNLGAGEVVKGWDKGVKGMRVGGKRKLIIPPELGYGSKKVGNIPPDSTLIFEVELLKIY; via the coding sequence ATGAAGACCTGCATCCGAACCGTCTTATTTTTCCTTTTAACTTTGGTACCTCCCATCCAATCAGCAGAGAAGGACTTCCAAATCATCGATCTTGTTGTGGGAAAAGGAGAGGAAGCTTTTTCTGGATCCTATGTCACAGTTCACTATGTAGGAAGATTGACTAACGGAACTAAGTTCGACAGTTCTCGTGATCGAAACCGACCTTTTGAATTCAACTTGGGAGCCGGAGAAGTTGTAAAAGGTTGGGACAAAGGGGTCAAAGGCATGCGAGTCGGTGGCAAACGCAAACTCATCATCCCACCGGAACTTGGTTATGGAAGTAAGAAAGTAGGAAACATTCCACCAGATTCCACTCTAATTTTTGAAGTAGAACTTTTAAAGATCTATTAA